In Schaalia sp. JY-X169, the following are encoded in one genomic region:
- the tgt gene encoding tRNA guanosine(34) transglycosylase Tgt yields MPEWISKPVDQVPSRGWPGPLAPFPGRHTAGGTGASPQGPTPDASSRPDRGFDIEADSQEGRGLGRAGVIHTAHGDIRTPAFIPVGTKADVKGLVPEMIAGTGAQAVLANAYHLYLQPGSDIVDEAGGFGAFMHWPGPTFTDSGGFQVLSMGAGFKKVLTAEFAGGSMSSEGASALAGNGGQGQVPAEFVRRQREAVKQSKAVVDDDGVVFSSHIDGSKHRFNPEVSLRIQHQLGADIMFAFDELTSLSHPRSYQLESLDRTEAWARRCLVEHKALTEARTHRPYQQLWGVIQGADYQDLRIRAAGTLGEMEEDGQSFDGFGIGGALRKDQLGEIVSWATSELPDNKGRHLLGISEPFDLFEAVDAGIDTFDCVNPSRVARNAAIYTPQGRFNLTNARYARDFAPLVEGCGCYTCQNFTRAYVRHLFKAKEILAATLATIHNEWFTVRLVDAIRTALVDGRLGDFREEMLGTFYGRGV; encoded by the coding sequence TTGCCTGAGTGGATTTCCAAACCCGTTGACCAGGTTCCGTCCCGAGGCTGGCCGGGCCCTCTCGCCCCATTTCCGGGGCGACACACTGCCGGCGGCACCGGCGCATCTCCGCAGGGCCCGACACCTGACGCGTCGTCCCGACCGGACCGCGGATTCGACATTGAAGCGGATTCGCAGGAGGGGCGCGGGCTTGGCCGAGCAGGCGTAATCCACACGGCGCACGGCGACATCCGCACCCCGGCATTCATCCCGGTTGGCACCAAAGCGGACGTGAAGGGGCTTGTCCCCGAAATGATTGCTGGCACCGGCGCTCAAGCCGTCCTCGCCAACGCGTATCACCTATACCTGCAGCCCGGCTCGGACATTGTGGACGAGGCCGGAGGGTTCGGCGCCTTCATGCATTGGCCCGGACCAACGTTCACGGACTCCGGAGGGTTCCAAGTTCTGTCTATGGGGGCGGGCTTCAAGAAAGTCCTCACCGCGGAGTTCGCCGGCGGTTCGATGAGCTCCGAGGGGGCTTCCGCCCTCGCCGGCAACGGTGGACAAGGGCAGGTTCCCGCCGAGTTTGTGCGACGTCAACGCGAGGCCGTGAAGCAGTCCAAAGCCGTAGTTGACGATGATGGGGTTGTCTTCTCTTCCCACATTGACGGCAGCAAACACCGCTTCAACCCGGAGGTTTCCCTGCGTATCCAGCATCAACTGGGCGCCGACATCATGTTCGCGTTTGACGAGCTCACATCCCTGTCTCATCCGCGTTCCTACCAGTTGGAGTCGCTGGACCGCACGGAAGCGTGGGCTCGCCGCTGCCTAGTCGAACACAAGGCTCTAACTGAGGCTCGGACTCACCGTCCCTACCAGCAGTTGTGGGGCGTCATCCAGGGTGCCGACTATCAGGACTTGCGGATCCGCGCCGCCGGGACCCTTGGGGAAATGGAAGAGGACGGTCAGAGCTTTGACGGCTTCGGCATCGGTGGGGCACTACGAAAGGACCAGTTGGGCGAGATCGTTTCCTGGGCGACCTCGGAACTCCCCGACAACAAGGGACGCCACCTGCTGGGCATTTCGGAACCCTTCGATTTGTTCGAGGCCGTTGACGCCGGGATCGACACATTTGACTGTGTGAACCCATCCCGAGTAGCCCGCAACGCCGCAATCTACACGCCGCAGGGTCGCTTCAACCTGACGAATGCTCGCTACGCCCGTGACTTTGCCCCACTCGTTGAGGGATGTGGGTGCTATACCTGCCAGAATTTCACGAGGGCGTATGTGCGTCACCTCTTCAAGGCCAAGGAGATCCTAGCGGCAACCCTCGCGACCATTCATAACGAGTGGTTCACCGTGCGTCTGGTTGACGCGATCCGCACCGCCCTCGTCGACGGTCGCCTAGGGGACTTTCGCGAGGAGATGCTGGGGACGTTCTACGGCCGCGGCGTCTAG
- a CDS encoding queuosine precursor transporter, with translation MTTADAFTIIAVTFVAMLLISNIAATKLFGITVGPAHFIFDGGALLFPFTYVLGDVLAEVYGFAKARMVILMGFAASVLAAGVFLIVQAMPPAEEYANQEAFEAVLGFVPRIVAASLLAFLVGQLLNAYVLVKIKERYGPKRLWVRLLGSSIVGEAADTIVFCTVAFLGVLTGANFWNYVLVGFVYKMAFEVILIPVSYFVIARVRRLDERAQVA, from the coding sequence ATGACCACCGCAGATGCGTTCACGATCATCGCAGTCACCTTTGTTGCGATGCTCTTGATCTCTAATATCGCGGCGACCAAACTGTTCGGGATCACCGTTGGGCCAGCCCATTTCATCTTTGATGGCGGCGCGCTGCTGTTCCCCTTCACGTATGTTCTGGGTGACGTCCTCGCCGAGGTCTACGGGTTTGCGAAAGCGCGTATGGTCATCCTCATGGGGTTCGCGGCCTCGGTCCTGGCCGCCGGTGTCTTCCTGATTGTCCAGGCCATGCCGCCCGCCGAAGAGTACGCCAACCAGGAGGCGTTCGAGGCCGTCCTCGGCTTCGTCCCCCGAATCGTCGCCGCTTCCCTACTGGCGTTCTTAGTTGGGCAACTACTCAACGCCTACGTCCTCGTCAAAATCAAGGAACGCTACGGTCCGAAGCGCCTCTGGGTCCGCTTGCTCGGCTCGAGCATCGTGGGGGAAGCCGCGGACACAATAGTATTTTGCACAGTTGCCTTCCTCGGCGTGCTAACCGGCGCCAACTTCTGGAACTATGTCCTGGTGGGATTCGTTTACAAGATGGCCTTTGAGGTGATCCTGATCCCAGTTTCCTACTTTGTGATCGCAAGAGTGCGTCGCCTCGATGAAAGGGCCCAAGTTGCCTGA
- a CDS encoding ABC-F family ATP-binding cassette domain-containing protein: protein MISVQDFSLRIGARELINQVSFSVGAGARVGLVGRNGAGKTTMMRLLAGEPDNGSAESTGKISRTGEIGYLPQDTTEGDLEQTAQERILSVRGIDALLNRIRKAEREMSTATGAKQVKAMERYVRLDEEFTQKGGWAANAQAAQIASALKLDERILAQPLHTLSGGQRRRVELSRVLFSEADTLLLDEPTNHLDHDSIIWLRDWLKTYSGALIVISHDVGLVRDVVNQVFYLDANRAEIEIYRMGWDAYLKTRADDERRRRKERQNALRKAEVLEAQGTKMRAKATKAVAAQQMLRRAAELREAAGQERAAEKVARLRFPDPAPCGKVPLTAEHLSKSYGSLEVFTDVDLAIDRGAKVVILGENGAGKTTLLRILAGLETPDLGEVVPGYGLKLGYYAQEHETLDPQRTVEENMRSAAPELDDTQLRSVLGQFLFAADDIQKPVGVLSGGEKTRLALATLVVSAANVLLLDEPTNNLDPASREEVLAALDSFEGAVVLVSHDPGAVSALHPDRVLLLPDGDEDLWDDSYLELVEVR, encoded by the coding sequence GTGATAAGCGTCCAAGATTTTTCTCTCCGTATTGGTGCTAGAGAACTGATTAATCAGGTCTCTTTTTCTGTGGGCGCTGGTGCACGGGTTGGCCTGGTGGGTCGAAATGGCGCAGGAAAAACCACCATGATGCGCCTTCTTGCGGGTGAACCGGACAACGGGTCGGCTGAGTCGACAGGGAAAATCAGTCGCACAGGTGAGATCGGCTACTTGCCCCAGGACACAACTGAGGGTGACCTGGAGCAAACCGCCCAGGAACGTATTCTCTCCGTCCGAGGCATTGACGCACTTCTGAACCGTATCCGCAAGGCTGAACGTGAAATGTCCACAGCCACCGGCGCCAAACAGGTCAAGGCAATGGAACGCTACGTGCGCCTTGACGAGGAGTTCACCCAAAAGGGCGGTTGGGCAGCCAACGCTCAAGCGGCCCAAATCGCTTCTGCCCTCAAGCTGGATGAACGCATCCTTGCCCAGCCCCTCCACACTCTTTCCGGCGGACAGCGCCGCCGCGTTGAACTGTCACGGGTGCTCTTTTCTGAAGCAGACACGTTGCTTCTAGATGAGCCAACCAACCACTTGGATCACGACTCCATCATCTGGCTGCGGGACTGGCTGAAAACATACTCGGGTGCACTAATTGTCATCAGTCACGACGTCGGTTTGGTTAGAGACGTCGTCAATCAGGTGTTTTACCTGGATGCCAACCGCGCGGAGATTGAGATCTACCGGATGGGCTGGGATGCCTACCTGAAGACGAGGGCGGACGATGAGCGCCGCCGTCGTAAAGAACGCCAGAATGCACTGCGTAAAGCAGAGGTCCTGGAAGCTCAGGGCACCAAGATGCGGGCAAAAGCAACCAAGGCGGTGGCCGCCCAGCAGATGTTGCGCAGAGCTGCCGAACTTCGCGAGGCAGCCGGGCAGGAACGGGCAGCTGAGAAGGTTGCGAGGCTTCGCTTCCCAGACCCTGCCCCCTGTGGCAAGGTGCCTTTGACGGCGGAACACCTCTCGAAGTCGTACGGCTCCCTAGAGGTTTTCACCGACGTTGACCTGGCGATTGACCGCGGGGCGAAGGTCGTTATCCTCGGTGAGAACGGCGCGGGTAAAACCACACTTCTGCGCATTCTTGCCGGCCTTGAAACCCCTGATTTGGGCGAGGTCGTGCCCGGGTACGGGTTGAAGCTTGGGTATTACGCTCAGGAGCATGAAACCCTGGATCCGCAGCGGACCGTGGAAGAAAACATGCGTTCTGCGGCCCCCGAGCTGGATGACACGCAGTTGCGGTCCGTCCTGGGGCAGTTCCTCTTCGCCGCCGACGACATCCAGAAACCGGTAGGGGTTCTCTCCGGTGGGGAGAAGACACGGCTTGCGCTTGCCACCCTGGTTGTTTCAGCCGCCAACGTACTCCTGCTTGATGAGCCGACCAACAACCTGGATCCCGCATCACGCGAAGAGGTGCTTGCTGCGCTGGATTCGTTCGAGGGCGCAGTTGTCCTCGTCAGCCACGACCCTGGAGCGGTGTCGGCGCTGCACCCGGACCGTGTCCTGCTTCTGCCGGATGGCGACGAAGACCTGTGGGATGACAGCTACCTGGAACTGGTGGAGGTGCGCTAG
- a CDS encoding histidine phosphatase family protein: protein MSTHRVVIVRHAKAVSYSPGTDAKRPLADSGRAQAQELGRKLSAVIKAADTVFVSPALRAQETWQNMAKGAGLTEETMPEVITDEVIYSGSSMQMMEAVRMGSNGITSILVGHEPTVSSLAVLLTKDGQASEVEVGMPTGSAAIVEWERDWKEWHSHCAILADFVHVRH from the coding sequence ATGTCCACACACAGAGTCGTTATAGTTCGCCACGCAAAAGCCGTTTCCTATTCTCCAGGAACAGACGCCAAACGCCCACTCGCAGATTCGGGGCGTGCCCAGGCCCAGGAACTGGGACGCAAGTTATCCGCAGTGATCAAGGCGGCAGACACGGTGTTCGTTTCCCCTGCCCTCAGGGCGCAGGAAACCTGGCAGAACATGGCCAAGGGCGCCGGGCTCACGGAAGAAACGATGCCGGAAGTTATCACGGATGAAGTCATTTATAGTGGCTCATCAATGCAGATGATGGAAGCGGTGCGCATGGGGTCGAACGGGATCACTTCCATCCTGGTTGGCCACGAGCCAACCGTGTCATCACTTGCGGTGCTACTTACCAAGGATGGGCAGGCATCCGAGGTCGAGGTGGGAATGCCGACTGGTTCTGCCGCGATTGTGGAGTGGGAGCGCGATTGGAAAGAGTGGCATTCCCACTGTGCGATCCTGGCGGACTTCGTCCACGTCCGCCACTAG
- the serB gene encoding phosphoserine phosphatase SerB, translating into MSPQEAVVPAAHSGAAAFPCPQSWLLYEGEVPLALSKVAATGRGWWSVEASALEQIHVPAERLEPVGKSCVGPELADTFPTLVMTDADSTLLEGEVIDELAELAGVRDEVEAITAAAMRGEIDFSQSLRRRVNLLAGLPATAIEDVGASLSLMPGAGDLIIWAHEVGAKFGVVSGGFAEVLGPLADALGIDFLLANRLEVDGGVLTGRTVGPVVDARAKVDALNTWSGGQPGLVVAAGDGSNDIAMLRSAGMGVAFCAKPAVREATSSRLDLRRLDAVVGLLGHSLP; encoded by the coding sequence ATGAGTCCACAAGAAGCGGTCGTTCCCGCAGCACATAGCGGGGCGGCCGCTTTTCCTTGCCCCCAGTCCTGGCTTTTGTACGAGGGCGAAGTTCCCCTTGCACTTTCTAAGGTCGCCGCCACGGGGCGAGGCTGGTGGTCTGTTGAGGCATCTGCCCTCGAACAAATCCACGTCCCCGCTGAACGGCTGGAACCCGTCGGGAAGTCGTGTGTTGGGCCCGAACTGGCAGATACCTTCCCAACCCTGGTCATGACCGATGCGGACTCGACCCTCCTTGAGGGTGAGGTCATCGATGAGTTGGCGGAACTTGCCGGGGTACGCGATGAGGTCGAAGCAATTACCGCAGCTGCGATGCGCGGCGAAATCGACTTTTCCCAGTCTTTGCGCCGACGTGTCAATCTGCTGGCCGGATTGCCTGCAACAGCGATCGAGGACGTCGGGGCAAGTCTCTCCCTTATGCCCGGGGCCGGTGACCTGATTATCTGGGCACATGAGGTGGGCGCAAAATTCGGTGTAGTCTCGGGTGGCTTCGCGGAGGTGTTGGGCCCTCTGGCTGATGCCCTCGGCATCGATTTCCTCCTGGCCAACCGCCTTGAGGTTGACGGCGGCGTGCTGACCGGACGCACTGTTGGCCCAGTGGTAGATGCGCGGGCCAAAGTTGACGCACTCAACACTTGGAGTGGCGGGCAGCCAGGACTCGTGGTCGCGGCCGGGGATGGCTCTAACGATATTGCCATGCTTCGTAGTGCGGGAATGGGCGTGGCGTTTTGCGCGAAACCTGCTGTGCGTGAAGCGACTTCAAGCAGGCTTGACCTGCGAAGACTCGATGCAGTGGTCGGGCTTCTGGGCCACAGTCTTCCCTAG
- the glgC gene encoding glucose-1-phosphate adenylyltransferase, whose product MAMKRTLAIVLAGGEGKRLMPLTEDRAKPAVPFGGSYRLIDFSLSNMVNSGYLKIVVLTQYKSHSLDTHIARSWRLSGLLGNFVAPMPAQQRRGPHWYLGSADAIYQSLNIVYDERPDYVVITGADNIYRMDFSQMVEYHIASGAPATIAGIRQPIELADQFGVIKEKDGMVDEFLEKPKNAEGLEDDPSVVLASMGNYVFNTSALIEALRKDAANPDSKHDMGGDIVPYFVDRGECAVYDFKDNVVPGSTERDRSYWRDVGTLDAYYDANMDLISVVPIFNLYNYDWPLLTGQADALPPAKFVHGDQGSRMGHAVDSLVSEAVIVSGAEVSRSVLSPKVAVHSWAQVSDSVIMHNTIINRRARINRAIVDKNVVVEENASIGFDRELDLSRGFTVTESGITVVPKDAIVTA is encoded by the coding sequence ATGGCGATGAAGCGAACTCTGGCAATTGTGTTGGCAGGCGGCGAAGGCAAACGGCTGATGCCCCTTACTGAGGACCGCGCGAAACCAGCGGTCCCCTTTGGCGGTAGCTACCGCCTCATTGACTTCTCTCTTTCAAATATGGTCAACTCCGGCTATCTGAAGATAGTGGTCCTCACGCAGTACAAATCCCACTCCCTAGACACTCACATCGCGCGCTCGTGGCGCCTGTCGGGCCTGCTGGGTAACTTTGTGGCACCAATGCCGGCCCAGCAAAGACGCGGGCCCCACTGGTACCTCGGCTCAGCGGACGCGATTTACCAGTCCTTGAACATTGTTTACGATGAGCGCCCCGACTACGTCGTTATCACCGGCGCCGACAACATCTACCGTATGGACTTCAGCCAGATGGTGGAGTACCACATTGCTTCCGGCGCACCCGCCACGATTGCGGGGATCCGCCAGCCCATCGAACTTGCCGATCAGTTTGGTGTCATCAAAGAGAAAGATGGCATGGTCGATGAGTTCCTGGAGAAGCCGAAGAACGCTGAGGGCCTAGAGGACGACCCCAGTGTCGTCCTCGCATCCATGGGCAACTATGTCTTCAACACTTCGGCGTTGATTGAGGCACTGCGGAAAGATGCCGCAAACCCCGACTCAAAGCACGACATGGGCGGGGACATCGTCCCCTACTTCGTCGACCGTGGCGAATGCGCTGTCTACGACTTCAAGGACAACGTGGTGCCCGGGTCAACAGAGCGCGACCGCAGCTACTGGCGTGACGTCGGCACACTGGACGCCTACTACGACGCAAATATGGACCTCATCAGTGTCGTCCCAATCTTCAACCTCTACAACTACGACTGGCCATTGCTAACCGGCCAAGCCGACGCGTTGCCACCGGCAAAGTTTGTTCACGGCGACCAGGGTTCACGCATGGGTCACGCTGTCGACTCGCTGGTTTCCGAGGCCGTAATCGTCTCGGGCGCCGAAGTCTCCCGTTCGGTGCTCTCCCCCAAGGTGGCTGTCCACTCGTGGGCGCAGGTCTCCGACTCGGTGATCATGCACAACACCATCATCAACCGCAGGGCACGCATCAACCGCGCCATTGTGGACAAGAATGTTGTGGTCGAAGAGAATGCGTCGATCGGATTCGACCGGGAACTGGACCTGAGCCGCGGGTTCACCGTTACTGAGTCCGGCATCACAGTCGTCCCGAAGGATGCCATCGTCACCGCATAA
- the glgA gene encoding glycogen synthase yields MRVDLLTREYPPFVYGGAGVHVEELAGVLRNLVDLRVEAFDGPRTPGEVGSEAGVIGYANLPELSEANAAIQTLGVNLEMLEGVEGSDLVHAHTWYACMAGYLSKLLYDIPLVISAHSLEPLRPWKIEQLGGGYRVSSFVERVAYENADAIVAVSNGMKADILKSYPEVEESRVHVIHNGIDLNKWHRPVGEEALERAAAIREKHGMDPDRPTVVFVGRITRQKGLPGFLRACELLPDGVQIVLLAGAPDTPEIAAEVDGLVKKLQEKRTGVINISEMLPNEEVKAILSGSDVFATPSIYEPLGIVNLEAMAMELPVVGTATGGIPDVIVDGETGYLVPIEQMQDGTGTPLNPQKFEADFAEKLTELLENPALAKKMGQAGLERAREKFSWQAIGEQTVELYKTLVK; encoded by the coding sequence ATGCGCGTAGACTTGTTAACCCGTGAGTATCCCCCCTTTGTTTACGGCGGTGCAGGTGTGCACGTCGAAGAGTTGGCAGGTGTTCTTCGCAACCTTGTCGACCTACGTGTGGAGGCCTTCGATGGACCGCGCACCCCGGGTGAGGTCGGGTCGGAAGCGGGGGTAATCGGGTATGCCAACCTTCCTGAACTCTCGGAAGCCAATGCCGCTATCCAGACTCTCGGGGTGAACCTTGAAATGCTCGAGGGCGTGGAGGGCTCGGACCTGGTCCACGCTCACACGTGGTATGCCTGCATGGCCGGATATCTTTCCAAACTCCTCTACGACATCCCCTTGGTGATTTCGGCCCACTCCTTGGAGCCACTGCGGCCGTGGAAAATTGAACAGTTGGGTGGCGGGTATCGCGTTTCCTCCTTTGTTGAGAGGGTCGCGTATGAGAATGCTGATGCTATCGTCGCGGTTTCTAACGGCATGAAGGCTGACATTCTCAAGTCGTACCCGGAGGTTGAGGAGAGCCGTGTCCATGTCATCCACAACGGAATCGATTTGAACAAGTGGCACAGGCCCGTGGGCGAGGAAGCACTTGAACGGGCAGCCGCGATTCGGGAGAAGCACGGGATGGACCCGGACCGTCCCACTGTGGTTTTCGTTGGGCGGATAACAAGGCAGAAGGGACTGCCCGGCTTCCTTCGTGCATGCGAACTACTGCCCGATGGCGTGCAGATCGTCCTTCTTGCAGGGGCCCCGGACACCCCGGAAATTGCCGCGGAGGTCGACGGCCTCGTCAAGAAGCTGCAGGAGAAGCGCACGGGCGTCATCAACATTTCCGAAATGCTGCCCAATGAGGAAGTAAAAGCGATCCTCTCCGGGTCTGATGTCTTCGCTACGCCCTCGATCTATGAACCCTTAGGGATCGTCAATCTTGAGGCCATGGCGATGGAGCTCCCCGTGGTGGGGACCGCGACGGGTGGGATCCCCGATGTGATCGTGGACGGTGAAACGGGGTACCTTGTACCTATCGAACAGATGCAGGATGGGACGGGAACTCCGCTTAATCCGCAGAAGTTTGAGGCGGATTTTGCTGAGAAACTGACGGAACTCCTCGAGAATCCCGCCCTCGCCAAGAAGATGGGGCAGGCGGGACTGGAGCGGGCCAGAGAGAAGTTCTCCTGGCAGGCCATCGGCGAACAAACTGTAGAACTGTACAAGACGCTAGTGAAATAG
- a CDS encoding ABC transporter ATP-binding protein translates to MVSPNMQPLIDLREVSFKRGRTEILNNVSFKVEPGENWVLLGPNGAGKTTLARLVAARDYPTTGSASVLGVDTSGEDATYIASRVGVASQETRDRVSGADTAADIVLAAGWGQTVQFGEEYEDADRQRANDLLAALGVGNLADRRFSTLSEGERQRVSIARALMPDPEIVILDEPTAGLDLGARETLVLALSEIMAGRNAPSVLLITHEIEEIAPGFTHAALIVGGEVMKAGPISEVLTSQGLSEAFGLPLEVTHEDERWWARAR, encoded by the coding sequence GTGGTTTCACCAAATATGCAGCCCCTCATCGATCTTCGGGAAGTCTCTTTCAAGCGGGGTCGAACCGAAATCCTCAATAACGTAAGTTTCAAGGTGGAACCCGGTGAGAACTGGGTGCTGCTGGGGCCAAACGGCGCGGGTAAGACAACGTTGGCTCGCCTAGTCGCGGCTCGTGATTATCCAACCACTGGCTCCGCGAGCGTCCTCGGCGTTGATACTTCGGGTGAAGACGCAACGTACATTGCGTCTCGCGTTGGGGTCGCTTCACAAGAGACCCGCGACCGAGTCTCAGGGGCTGATACCGCCGCCGACATTGTTTTGGCCGCGGGTTGGGGCCAGACGGTCCAGTTTGGGGAAGAGTACGAGGACGCTGATCGGCAACGTGCGAACGATCTGTTGGCTGCGCTTGGGGTCGGCAATCTTGCTGACCGTCGATTTAGCACGCTGTCCGAGGGCGAGAGGCAGAGGGTGTCGATTGCTCGAGCTCTGATGCCGGACCCAGAGATTGTCATTCTTGACGAACCAACCGCGGGCCTTGATCTGGGAGCGCGTGAGACATTGGTCTTGGCCCTGTCTGAGATCATGGCGGGGCGCAACGCCCCGTCGGTCTTGCTCATCACCCATGAGATTGAAGAGATTGCGCCGGGCTTCACCCACGCCGCCCTCATCGTTGGTGGGGAAGTCATGAAAGCCGGTCCGATCAGTGAGGTCTTGACGTCGCAGGGGCTTTCTGAGGCGTTTGGTTTGCCCCTTGAGGTGACGCACGAGGACGAACGGTGGTGGGCCCGCGCCCGCTAG
- a CDS encoding NfeD family protein has product MGWLIWIGAALLLGIVELATVDLFFLTLALAALAAGGAGAVGGSFWIQLGVFVGVSILLLAFVRPWARNLLQKSTPNIATNAQGLVGKRAVVTAPLMGSEGRVRLEGGIWSARSFDGRVFPVGSQVTVVGIEGATAVVGPSDEPVPTPPDREPPND; this is encoded by the coding sequence ATGGGCTGGTTAATCTGGATTGGTGCAGCACTTCTCCTTGGGATCGTTGAGTTGGCAACGGTTGACTTGTTCTTCCTCACCTTGGCTTTGGCGGCTCTCGCAGCTGGTGGTGCGGGGGCAGTAGGTGGTTCATTCTGGATACAGCTTGGCGTTTTCGTCGGCGTTTCTATTCTGCTCCTTGCTTTTGTGAGGCCGTGGGCGCGTAATCTGCTCCAGAAGTCAACCCCAAACATCGCAACAAACGCCCAGGGCTTGGTTGGCAAGCGTGCGGTTGTGACGGCTCCGCTTATGGGAAGTGAGGGGCGAGTTCGCCTCGAGGGTGGCATCTGGTCAGCTCGAAGCTTTGACGGGAGGGTGTTCCCGGTTGGTAGCCAGGTGACCGTAGTTGGCATCGAGGGTGCTACGGCGGTTGTTGGGCCCTCTGACGAACCTGTCCCAACCCCTCCGGACCGCGAGCCGCCCAACGATTAA
- a CDS encoding SPFH domain-containing protein: protein MDSSLWVTIVLLLLILLVVIVVVRAIQVVPQSRALVVERLGKFHSVMYAGLHLLIPFVDRVAARVDLREQVTTFQPQPVITADNVVVSIDSVIYYQVNDPMAATYEIADYITAIEQLTITTLRNVIGSMDLEQTLTSRDEINARLRGVLDEATGKWGIRINRVELKSIDPPPTIQQAMEQQLRADRDKRATILQAEGVRQSQILRAEGEKQSAILQAQGAAEAAVTRADGEAKAIDTVFTAIHEGRPTPDLLSYEYLRVLPNIANGTASKIWVLPTELTAALNAVTEGFSGKTKSE, encoded by the coding sequence ATGGACTCATCACTTTGGGTAACCATCGTTCTACTACTACTCATTCTCCTGGTCGTCATTGTTGTTGTCCGGGCGATCCAGGTCGTTCCTCAGTCGAGGGCGCTTGTGGTTGAACGCCTCGGGAAGTTCCACTCTGTCATGTATGCGGGACTGCACCTGCTGATCCCATTCGTGGACCGGGTTGCCGCACGCGTTGATCTGCGCGAACAGGTGACAACTTTTCAACCGCAGCCGGTCATCACTGCGGACAACGTCGTGGTGTCGATCGACTCGGTGATCTACTACCAGGTCAATGACCCGATGGCCGCCACCTATGAAATCGCTGATTACATTACTGCGATCGAGCAGTTGACGATCACTACCCTGCGTAACGTCATTGGTTCAATGGATCTGGAACAGACTTTGACCAGCCGTGATGAGATCAACGCGCGGTTACGTGGCGTCCTTGATGAGGCGACGGGCAAGTGGGGGATTCGCATCAACCGTGTTGAACTGAAGTCCATTGATCCGCCTCCAACCATTCAGCAAGCCATGGAGCAGCAGTTGCGCGCCGATCGCGACAAGCGAGCCACCATCTTGCAGGCCGAGGGCGTGCGCCAGTCGCAGATTCTGCGCGCAGAAGGTGAGAAGCAGTCGGCTATCCTTCAGGCCCAAGGCGCTGCCGAAGCGGCCGTGACCCGGGCAGACGGTGAAGCGAAAGCTATTGACACAGTGTTTACGGCAATCCATGAGGGCAGGCCCACCCCGGATCTGTTGTCATATGAGTACCTGAGGGTACTGCCCAACATTGCCAACGGTACGGCCTCGAAGATTTGGGTTCTCCCAACGGAGCTCACCGCGGCGCTGAATGCGGTGACTGAGGGGTTCAGCGGTAAGACAAAGTCGGAGTAG
- a CDS encoding amino acid ABC transporter ATP-binding protein — protein MTKAPDGEPMVKARGVHKFFGDLHVLRGVDLTVKPGEVCVILGPSGSGKSTLLRCINELETISAGRIWVDGELMGFRTTTGREGQEILHRLKDSTIAKQRSRIGMVFQRFNLFPHRTALENVTEAPINVKKVPKKAARKRASELLERVGLSDRSDHYPSQLSGGQQQRVAIARAMAMDPELMLFDEPTSALDPELVGEVLAVIQDLAQSGMTMVVVTHEVGFARQVADQVVFMDEGVIVERGTPEQVIDNPREARTQEFFSKVL, from the coding sequence ATGACAAAGGCACCAGACGGCGAACCCATGGTGAAGGCACGCGGCGTGCACAAGTTCTTTGGGGACCTGCACGTCCTCAGGGGCGTCGACCTCACCGTTAAGCCGGGCGAAGTGTGCGTCATCCTGGGTCCCTCAGGGTCCGGCAAATCCACACTTCTGCGCTGCATCAACGAGCTTGAAACCATCTCAGCCGGCCGCATCTGGGTAGATGGCGAGTTGATGGGATTCCGCACCACCACTGGCAGAGAGGGGCAGGAAATCCTGCACCGTCTCAAGGACTCAACCATCGCCAAGCAACGCAGTCGCATCGGCATGGTTTTCCAGCGCTTCAACCTGTTCCCGCACCGCACCGCCCTCGAAAATGTCACCGAAGCACCGATCAACGTCAAGAAGGTGCCCAAGAAGGCTGCCAGGAAGCGCGCTTCCGAACTCCTGGAACGCGTTGGCCTTTCCGACCGGAGCGACCACTACCCAAGCCAGCTTTCAGGTGGACAACAGCAACGCGTGGCAATTGCTCGCGCAATGGCGATGGATCCTGAACTGATGCTGTTCGACGAACCCACCTCCGCCCTCGACCCAGAACTTGTTGGCGAAGTTCTGGCGGTTATCCAGGATCTGGCTCAATCAGGAATGACCATGGTTGTCGTCACCCACGAGGTCGGGTTTGCACGCCAAGTCGCCGACCAGGTGGTGTTCATGGACGAGGGCGTCATCGTTGAGCGCGGCACGCCCGAACAGGTCATCGATAACCCTCGCGAGGCCCGCACCCAGGAGTTCTTCTCCAAAGTTCTCTAA